One segment of bacterium DNA contains the following:
- a CDS encoding DUF58 domain-containing protein yields the protein MNREGARLLDPAFLQKLDTLSLLSRKRLRGVQRGDRRSTARGRGVEFDDYRAYQLGDDYRYIDWNIVSRLDRLFVKMFAEEEDLDVSLMVDTSRSMDAGHPAKLLVAKQLAAAIGYIGLVNLDRVGVTAFASSVTARLDRLRGRGRARSLLEFLDGLASSGDTDLEAAMRRHLATSRRRGLLIVLSDLFDPRGYEQALLLSRRHRFQTFLIHILADDELVPGITGDLRLVDVETGRAVEVTVDAEALAAYASARDAFFNEIERFCYRHRIDYLRTATSVPVETLVLRWLRQGGLLQ from the coding sequence ATGAACCGCGAGGGCGCGCGTCTGTTGGATCCGGCGTTCCTCCAGAAGCTCGACACGCTCAGCCTGTTGAGCCGGAAGCGGCTCCGGGGCGTCCAGCGCGGCGATCGCCGCAGCACCGCCCGCGGACGGGGAGTGGAGTTCGACGACTACCGGGCGTATCAGCTCGGCGACGACTACCGGTACATCGATTGGAATATCGTCTCCCGCCTCGACCGGCTGTTCGTCAAGATGTTCGCCGAAGAGGAAGATCTCGATGTCTCCCTCATGGTCGACACGAGCCGGTCGATGGACGCGGGGCACCCCGCGAAGCTCTTGGTCGCGAAGCAGCTCGCCGCGGCCATTGGCTACATCGGACTCGTGAACCTCGACCGGGTGGGGGTGACGGCGTTCGCTTCGTCGGTGACCGCCCGCCTCGACCGGCTTCGGGGTCGGGGCCGCGCCAGGAGCCTCCTGGAGTTTCTCGACGGACTCGCGTCGTCCGGCGATACCGATCTCGAGGCGGCCATGCGCCGGCACCTCGCGACGTCTCGCCGGCGTGGGCTGTTGATTGTCCTCTCAGACCTGTTCGACCCGCGAGGCTACGAACAGGCGCTTCTCCTGTCGAGACGCCACCGCTTCCAGACGTTCCTGATCCACATCCTGGCCGACGACGAACTGGTCCCGGGGATCACCGGGGACCTCCGGCTCGTGGACGTAGAGACGGGGCGGGCGGTTGAAGTGACGGTGGATGCGGAAGCGCTGGCCGCGTACGCGTCGGCCCGCGACGCGTTCTTCAACGAGATCGAACGGTTCTGCTACCGCCACCGGATCGACTACCTGCGCACGGCGACCTCGGTGCCCGTAGAGACACTGGTGTTGCGCTGGCTGCGCCAGGGAGGGCTCCTCCAGTGA